CAGAATACTGTTTCGGTTCTGTTGCCTGGGTTTTGGAAACGTGGGCCAAAATTCAGCCCAGTCGTTGGGAGGCCGCGCGCAGCGCCCCGCGCGGGCCCGCGCCGTATGCTCTCTGGCTGGCCGTCGTCTTCTTCCCCACGCCGCGCATCCAACCTGCACCTCGCCCCGGAGCCGCGCGGCGCAGCACCACCTCAAGCGGTCAAGCCCAAGTCCAAACTCCAAACCCATTCGAAAACCTCCGGATTCCCTCCACAAATTTTACGAAACCAAAGCTCTCCCGCCAATAACCCGTCCATTTCGACGACCATTCCTCTCCCCAAATCCGTCGCATCGTATCCGTTCCCCAAATCGAGCTATCTCGCGCCGAGACAAACCCTAgctcccgccggcgccgccccctcACCAGCTCCGGAATGGACTTCACGGCGCCCTCCTTCTCGCTGGGTTTCGATTCGGATGACGATGACCCCCCTCCCCCGGCCGGGAGCGGCCCGCGCGAGCAGCCGCGAGGGTACGCGGCGCCTGACGCGCCGTCATTCTCGCTAGGGATCGACTTCGTCGACGACGTCGAGGAGGAGCCCCGACCCCGCGCGGGAGGCCGCCGGGAGGAGCAGGCGCGGGGTTCCGCGGTCCCCGACCCGCCGTCGTTCTCCCTGGGcttcgacgacgacgacgacgacctcgCCGCCAAACAGCGTCACGAGCAGGCGCGGCCCCAGGTGGCGCCTCAAGCTCCCCCTTCGGCCGGCGCTGAAGATGAGGACGACGACTTTGTCCTCGCCGGTAGCAagcagccgccgccggagaCAAATCGATTCAAGCGGCTGCGGAAGGGCCCTGCGCCAGCCCATCCGGCGCCAACTCCGCAGGTGAGGCGCTGTGAGGCGCCAGACGCACCCTCTTTCTCCCTGGGCAtcagcgacgacgacgaggagttCCTTGCTGACGGCCAGCATCATAAGCAATCGAGACCACCGGCAGTGCCTCGTGCCCCCTCGTCGTTCAGTTTTGAAGATGAGGCCGACTTCTTCATTGCTGGTGATCAAAGGGCAGAGCCAGCCCGGATTGAAGCGACTCCACTTAAGCGGCTGCAGAAGGGCCCCGTGCTGCCATATCTGGCGCCGGCACCGCCTCCTCTCAAGGTGCCAGGACCACCAACGGCGGAAGTGTCTCCAGTGATGAGTGAAAATGGAGCACTGGGGGCGGTTGGGACTGGGAGTTTAGAAGATGAGATCGAAGATTGTACAACAGATGAGGATCGACCAATGCGAGGTGATTGCCTGAGCCCTGAACTTATAACATTTTGCATTCATTTATCTTACTGATGTCTGCCTATAATTCTGCATCTAGAGTGCAATCATGCCAATATATTTCAGGGAGTCATTTTTATTCTATACCATCGAAATATTTATAGTTGACTTTGTTGGGGTTAATTATCCAGCTTTGTTTGAAAACTTAAGAAGTACATATGATGCAGCAAATTCCTTAGACAAACCAGCTCAGAAGGCACCGCTAACGTACAACAGGCTGCAATGTATAGAGATAAAGTGCCAACAGACCACCCAATACAATATGCAAATTAAACTGGAGAAATACAAGCGCCAGTAGCTAGATCTAGACACACAAAAGAACAGTAACCTTCCCAACTTTTTTTGTGCACAAGTTATGCATTCAAATCTTTTGCAGTCGTCGCTCGAGTGATTGAACAATCACCAGTATTAATCTCAGTTTCCCTCCTGAGCAGGCATTTCCCCTGCAACAAAAGAATACTTTTCTAAATTACCTCTGTTGGATAAGAGACTAAAACCTCTTCAATGTCCATCTTACTTTGTGTTGACCAAAGACTCGAACAAACAGCTGCTAGACCATATAACACACCCTCGTTCATGTTTGTCTCCTTTTACTTGTTAATTCATCGACTATCATGGGTTGAGATATGTTCTTGCTACAGGTTTACTACATCTATGACGACACCCAATTTATGTCATTAATGCAAATAAAATGTGGTCAGTAGCTTTCACTTGCGACCTGTCTATGATATACAACATTGCTGCCCATACACGATCCTTTAGGCACATACGGGAACTCATTAGTTTGTAAGGACCTTTAAATTGAATTGAGTTGACAATGCAATATTAGCCTTTATTCGTGTAGTTTTATCTTGTATTTTTTATGTTTGACTTTATTTATGGAATACTTCTGTTGTTAGAAGTATTTGGCTATGTGCCTCTATGAATACTTCTTTGGCTTTCTGTAGAAACATGCATGCCATGATTATGGATCTTTGTACCTAGCTGGCTATTCTGTTAACATTTTTTGGGGACATTCTTATTTCCTTGTGCAGAACATCATTGGGTTCTCATCTTTACTTGCAGATGCGCCACCTTCCGTTGGTAGTTGCAGCACTTCCAGcaactcaaaattctctctgCTCAACCGTGGTGTCCTCATGACTCAGTCAGCAACCAAAGCAAAGACATCAAAATTTACACAGACATCAAATTCTTCTGCTTCAAAATCTTTGGAAGAAAGCTGCACAAAGAAACTACTCCCTAAGATAACAATAAGCCCAATGAGGAAAATCCACTTGCTTGACTCTGATACAGATGTGGATGATGAACAAAATCAAAATAAAGCAAAGAAGCCAGTTAGTCCTGTTAAAAAGAGACAAGACTCCATGCACAAATATATGCAGGAAAAGCCTACATTGCAACAGAACAGCAAGCCCCAAGGGAGTACCACTGTGCAGAAGAGTGAAGCTACGATGAATGACAATTGGGCAACACCTGCCTTTGATGAGTTCTGCAATGAATACTTCAAATCTACAAATGATGCAGGTTCTTCTCAGCAGAAAGAAGGCAATAGTTTTCGTTGTTCCAAGGTTTCTCAACCCAAATACACCGTTGGTGAGATGGAAGGGCATTTCCAGCAGCAAAGCACTTCAAGTGGAGATGTACTAGATGACAACCTGGACGGTCATCCTCCTGCTATGCATTATTTCTTCCACCATGACCCAAGGGTGCGTGATCTAGTCCGTGACAGGCTGCATCATTTCTTTCCAATTGGGGCAGGAAGTACCAGAGTAAATGAGCAAAGCAGAGGAGAAAGTCTCAGCTACAGGTGCACATCATGATCATTGCTTTTCAATCCTTTGAGTAGTGTCATTTGCTAATTGCTTCTAATTTTTTTCTTTGTCTTAATGCAGGAGGCGGTTCAGCTCTAGTACAGCTGCTAATAATGACTGGGTGACTCCAAATGGAAGGATACCAGTTCCAACTGATGTTGGCAAAAGAAGGGTGCATGCCAGTGGAACTCAATCTGGCTCTGGCCATTGGTTTACTAGTGATAACGGGAAGAAGGTAAGGCTGTATTTCTGGATTTCCAGTTCACTTGTTCTTAAACAATACGAAATTATTTGGCCATTTTGTGTTACTTCAAGATTTTTTCTTTTACCCTCTTCTTGAAGAAAGCAGATTCAATCATAATTTTTTGCTTTGTTGGATTTGAGCTGCAGGTTTATGTCTCAAAAAATGGGCAGGAGTTGACTGGCCGAGGTGCCTATCGACAATATAAAAAGGTGATGGCATACTGATCTTTTCCTGTGATTTGTCCTTTTAGTCGGGTTAGCAGAACTGGTAGTAGGTAATGGACTTACTggaatttatttattttttcgaTAAGGGAAATTTAAATATCCTCTTCTTACAATTATGCCTACATTACCTCCAACATTGTGTTTGATTAGGGATTGAATTATTAAGAACGCACCTGGCGATCAATCATTTGTAGCTAGCTACTTCGCTATGACCATTACCTGAACCAAACTTTCCTAGAATATTTTAGAAAATGATGGAAAAACTGATGATACTTTCAGAATTCAGAGTAGAAAATTGTGGTAGTGAGCTAAAAGAAAACATGTGTCTGTTTTACTGCATGCTGCTAACGCCATCTCAATGTGCCTTACAGGAAAGTGGCAGGGGATTCAACAGGTACAGGAAGAAAGGTTCATCTGGAACCAAACAAGGTGCTGCTAAAGTGAAAGTTGAAACAGCGGCGAAGCAAGGCTCTAGTAGAGGTAGAGGAAAAAGGAAGCGTTGAGAGGCAGGTTTCCTTGCCCAGCTTCACAATGGGCAGGATTCTATAGTTAGTTTTTGCCTTGTGCGTTTCACTTCATAGCCGATTTGTTGAAAGAACATGTAATAAGCTTCAATTGATCTCGATTTTCTTTAATGTCAGGAGGCACACGTATACATCAATAATACATGGTTCTCGTGTGCTTGTAAATATTGTTAGCTCCTACTGCTTTACCGTGTTCTTTTGTTAGCCTGTTAGGTGCCAAGTGCCAAGGATCCATATGCAAAGGGATGGTACGCACCTTTGGATGTACAAAACATGGTTACACGTTCGTAGCATTCATCAAGTAATGATTTCATGGTATGCATGCTTTGGGATTCAACAATCCATGATGAATCGGCATAACGTATCCCTTTTGTCACTTCCTCTTGGTTATATCTGGTTGGTTCCATGTGTACATCTCGGTGATCCAGTATAGTCATCTTTCCAGATCCCTTGGAACATCTGAAAATTTGTGCCTGTGAAGAGAGAATTTGCTAAGCATGGATCGTCTGTATCAACCTCTGTACAATGGTTTGAGATGGTTGGGGTCTCAATTTCTGACCCGGCTATGCTGTCTCCGGGCAGGCTCAACCTGAAACTGAGCATGCATGCCGACTGACGACTGTATCTAAATGCAGCTGGTGTGCCATACGTCAGACCTTCTGAAGTGCAAACGTAAGAATTGCTGTGAGCCTacccccaacttgcttgggaacAAACCTTTGTTGATCGTGTAAACAGATACGTGGTGAtagagcctttgcctttccatCTCCTATTGCCCCAGTCATCAACTCATCATCATCCACCTGTTATCTGGACGGTGCATGAAAATCTGAACAACACGCGGAATGCAAATCTCAAGTTCTGATGGTGTATAACTCTGTTTTCTCAACTTTCTTTTTAGGCCTTCAGTAGATCTATTTCATTGACTGATCCAATGACCATTATGTTTGGATTGAACGCGAGACGAACTGGGGCTCGGAGACGGCGCTCCCAGCCTAGTCAACGACGgcgacagctgcagggggaggagATGCAGAGCTATGGCGAATTGGCGATAACTACTCTAGgaggggagcagcaggcggtaTCTGGCGTAGCGGAGAGGGGGTAGGGGGTGGATCCGGTGGAGCGTAAATCGGTTCACCGTGACGAGCGGCCGTCGCCGTCACCGGAGCGGAAGGGGAGGAGAGCACGGAGGAAATGCAGCGAAAGAGGAGGCTATCTGAAAGATAACAGGGGAGCACGGCGTGGGACTGCGTCGAAGTACGGTGCTTGCGCCGTCAGCATTATGGGACGACGTCGCTTGGAGCAGATTGCGGTGGGCTGCTCAGCTTGGCTAGGCCATCTGATGCGGTACATCATCGGAAGATGATGTAAGCGACTTTTTCGGTTTGCTAGCACGACGGTGGAGGTCATGTGCGCGGGTGAAACAAGTAGATGAGGTCGGCCTCCGGCGGTGGCTCGGCATTGATGGAGATCTGGGGACGTGCGGCAACATTGCTGACCACCCCGATGGCGATAAAGAAAACGGAACTGTGGCGTGGAGTAATGTGGTGGGAGCGGCGAGGCCCCCGTGCGTGGTTCTTCGAGGAGACGAGAGCGAGGTCCAACGGCAGAAGTGACGATGTCCCCGCGCGTTGTGTTATCGTGGTGGCGACTGCAAGGCAGCCTACAAGAGGTCCAGTTTTGGTGGTATCACTCCATCAGGTGGAGGGTAATATTGTAGTGGCATTGGCGGTGGTCTTTCCGGTGCAGTGTACTCTGCATCTTTCGATTATTTATCGATGCAGGATCACGCCTGGGGAGGTTCTCGGCGATTACATGAGTGTGGATGTTTTAGCGGTTACCACGGGCTCCGGTACTGCTGCGTTTGTCGCGTGAAGTTTTTTCCGATCGGGCAAAGTTGCCTTTGGAGACGAGTTGTGCGGCTTGTGTCGATGTTTCAATCTGATCGGCCTGAGTTGTTGAGTAATGTTAAGTTCAGCGCGTGTTGATATTCCAATCTAATCTGCCGGTGTTGCTCGTCtagttttcttttttctttttttgcctAGTTATGGCTAGGGACATTGACACAAGCTATATTTTTCTGCTATATCTATAAAAACACACTCAGCGAGTGCCGTTCGTTTAAAAAACAAATCTCAAGCTTTTGATGGTGTATAACTCTGTTTTCTCAAACTTTTTTTTGGGCCTTTAGTAGATCTATTTGATTGACTGATCCAATGACCATTATGTTTGGATCGGACGCGAGACGAACTGGGGCTCGGAGATGGCGCTCCCAGCCTAGTCAACGACGgcgccagctgcagggggaggagATGCAAAGCTATGGTGAGTTGGCGACAACCACTCTAGGaaggggagcagcaggcggtaTCTGGCGCAGCGGAGAGCGGGTCGAGGGTGGATCCGGTGGAGCCTAAACCAGTTCGCCGCGACGAGCGGCCGTCGTCGTCACCGGAGCGGAAGGGGAGGAGAGCACGGAAAAAATGCAGCCAGAAGAGGGGGCTATTTGAAAAATACCAGGAGTGTTTGTGAAAATATTCAGATCCCGATTatgaatcgcgatccgaatacgCGATTATAAATCGCGATGCGATTCAAGGGGGTATGTGTAAATATATGGATGGTGATTATGAATCGCGATCCGTTTGAGGGGGCTTTTTGAAAAACATCCCCGACCCTGCCTGGCCGCGACCCTgccggccatggcggcggctcCGGTGGTCACCCCGAGCCCGCTTCCAGGCCCCAGATCTGCGCTCAGACCGCCTCCGCACCCCGCTGGACGGAGCCTTCCTTTCCCCATCTCGTAAGCCCCCGCTGCCGAACCGAAGAAGGCTAGACGCGAACACGAGAGAGGCCGAGAAGGCCAAAGGTGGAAGCAACGGCTGCCATGGAGCTGCAGCGCTGCACAGCAACGAACGGCGTCGTGCAAACgtggccaacatctcagtcCCTCCGCGACCTGGATTGGCAGCTGCAGGGCGCCGTCTGGGCCCTTCTTCCACCGCTCCCACGCCGTCCCTTTTCCACGGTCGTCTCGCGCCCACTGCAATTATCTGCACATCAGCAAGCTCTCATTGACGGCACGGGGGTGTGCGAAGCTACATTCGGGAGGTAGAAGACCTGGGCAAAGTAGAGAAAATCTTTCAGCCTATTTCAGTCACGGAGGTTGTATACTTGTATGAGAGAGCTGTAAATCTCAACGAGTTGGGGAAGAATATGGCACGAAAATTCAGAGAATAAACTGCACTAcattctttcaaaaaaaaaactgcaCTAAGTTctttaaaaaaaacaaaaaaaaactgCACTACAGTTCATTCAGCGTTGGCTGGCACGATCAGAACTGCTGATTACATACTTAATCGGCGCACATGCATGCTCGATTGCTGAGCTTCAAACGGATTTGATAAGCGTACTGCCTTAGTGACTCCGTTCAGGTTTCTGCTGAATGATTTCGTCAGGTTGACGTAGAATGGGATTGGGTGTGGACTGGccaggagaaggagaagggaagggaagggaagcaTCTATCACGTTGATCAGCAACCTGCCATTGCCAGCTCGGGCCTTGGTGTCATGCTACTTCCGCGAGGGAGAAGACCTGGGCGAAGAAGAGAATCTCTGGCAGTCTTATTCAGCACTCACGCACAGATCTCCCTCTTGAGTTTTGCCCATTCCATTCTTCATGCTAGTTCTCAGCAGCCAGTCAAAGAGTCGATCGATGAGCCGACATGATCTTGTATTAAAAAATGATAAAGCTCTAAATCGCAACAGGTTGAGGAAAGAATATGGCACGAAAGTGCAGAGAACAAACTGCACTGCAGTTCTATACATCATGGCTGGTCAGTAAGAATGTTGGCTTCACATCAGAAGTTCAGAATTGTTGATTACATACTTAATTGGGTATGCATGCGTGCTCGGGTCGCTGAGCTTGGAATGAAATTGACAAGCTTAGTGCCTTAGTGACTTGGTGCagggctgcagcctgcaggctTGTGCACAAATGTTTTCTCCAGTGGCCATACATCGAAGTGGGAAAACAGCAGGCAAGTACTCAATAGATATGAACCCCACATCACATTGGAACCTGAATTTTTGTAGAATGCTGAGGAGAACCATTCATTATCTCCATGATTTTGTTGTGAATTTTTTTCAAATCCATAACCCTGGCAAATGGGGACCGAATCAGATTTCTTGGGTGGTCGGTAAATGTAAATCAAATACCCACCCCCAGGCAAAATCCTGTCCTTTTAATTCCTCCTCTTTATGCAGGATGTCAGAGTCCAAACTTTTAAACCATGCTGCGGGGATTACTCCCAACGTCTACGAGTGAGCATCTCCAGCCTCTCCCCAATAAAGTAACAATACTATAAAGAAAATATACTCAATCAGTTCTCCAAAACATCTTCCTTTCCCCAATAATTATTAGGTTGTCCCAATATTTAAACCTAACTCCTCTCAAATAAGGGAGAATTTTAGCTCTCCCATTATATTAGTTGGGGATGAGGTTATTAGCGAATTGTAAAAGTATCTCTCCGAATAATCTATAAAAGTGGTATTGTGATATCTCAATAATATCTTATTGGAAGATGCTTATTGAAGAACTACTAATATTTATTGAGGAACGCTGAAGATGCTTTTAAAAGTTCTGAAATTTTGTGCCATACTGTGGCGAGGCATTGCCAGAGCTCATGAAATTTTCTTGGAATTTTAGCGTGCATGTGGCACCGACACATCGGGCGCAGAATCGAGTCCAGGCCACGATGAAAATTCGTAGAAGGCCGAGGGACGCGAGTTCGATAGATTTCAAGCACGAAACCTCCTGCACGCGATGCCGGTCTCCGGCGAGAGCAATCGTGTTCAGATGTGCACTGGAGAGTTCAGAATTCAGTTAAAGCCTCTTATCAGATATGCAGCCCATTGAGGATTCCCATTGGAACTCGCGATCGGAGACGGCGCTCCTAGGCTCCTCGTCCTGCTCGACGACGGCGATGACTGCGGCACGAGAAGGTGCAGAGCCATGAACTGCGGTGGAGAGACGGAGtaggaagggatgcagcaggcGAGATCCGGAGATAAGCAGAGGGGGGAGAGCCGGTGGGGCGGAATCTGGTTCGCCGCGACGAGCGGCCGTCGCCGTCACCGGAGCCGGAGGGGAAGAGGGCCTGGAGGAATTGCAGCTGAAAATGGGGCTATTTGCAAAATATCAGGGGGCGTATGCaaatatttggatcgcgattactaaTCGCGATTCCATTTAGGGAGGTTATGTAAATATTcagatcgcgattaataatcgctgATTACATGCTTAATCGGACACGCAGGCATGCTCGATTGCTGAGCTTACAACGAATTTGATAAGCTTAGCGCCTTTAGTGACTCTCTGCAGGTTTGTGAGGAAAGATTTCGTCACGGGCCGTACATCGAAGTGGCAACAACAGCATTAGACATGAGCATGCAGAGTAGCCAATTCATTCCTTTTCATTACTTCGTCCGCACAGGTTATCGGGACCTGAGTTTTGTATAGTGCTGAGGACAAGTCTGGAATATAGTTGCTCAAAAAGTATACACTTTCGTCAGATTGATGCAACGCATTCCATCTGGAAAATAACTTCCATCTAATATGTTGCAGCTCTCTATGTAATACAAAAAACATTCATCACCAACAATAAAGGAGAAAAACTACGCTGTCCTCTCTACAAATATAATGGGTCACGCTAGCGACGCTTCCCGTCTCTGTAATGCTTGCTTCTTCAACTTGTTGCGGAAGCTCCTTTTCCTACTAAACGCTCTCTCCTGTTGAACCATAATGTTAGTCTGTATCTAAGCACGTTTCAAGGGAAAGAAAAACTATAACCATGCCAAATGATGAAAAGAATGAAGAGAGTCTTACCACTGGCTGGGCCAATTCCTCTGCTTGGCGGACTGCTCTTACAAGATCACGATTTGCCTCTGTGAATAGGCTGGTCACTATGCCAGACTGGCCAGCTCTGGCTGTGCGACCCACCCTGTGCAAAAAATCAACAGCACAGGCAGCAAATTCCGCCTACAGAAGCAAACAACAATAGGTAGACCTTCTGATGAGATTATACCACCCAAAAGAAATTAAAATGTAGCTGGGTTACTCGAGCAATATGACAAAGAAACAATTCTGTATGCATAATTTGCATGATTTTTTCCATAATAACATTGACACCAAAAGTAGATGGCATTAAGAAATTAATTTAGCAACAGCACCGTTGGAACATACCTGAATGACATGAGAAACATTTGGGACATCGAGCCCACGGGCAGCAGCATCAGTGCATACAAGCACACCACCATTTTCCCGAAAAGATTGCAAATTATTAGCTCTTTCCTCTACTGAACTCTCACGATGGTACAAGATGCATGGAATGCCAACTCGCTGCAATATGTCAGAGACTGAATTGGCAGCGTCAACAGTGTTTGTGAACACCATAGTTCGTTTTGGTGCATCATGATCTTTACGCTTTAGGCCATATTTTACTGCATCTAAAAGAGCATCAACTTGTGTATCAGCAGTGACCTCTATCCATCTCCGCTCCAATCTGCATACAAGCcacattatatatatattagatATGTGGAAATTAAGGTGGGAATATGATGTGAAGAAACATAAAACAAATTTGGGATTATAAGAGAAAAGGCAAGATTTAATTGTAATGCTGAAGGTGAATACCATTTTACGCTCATGCTGAACAAAATAGCCAAGGAAATTCAAAAGAAGAACCCAACCAGAGAGGGCATTTAAAGGCTTTTAGTCAAAACAAAGTGGATACCTGGGGTTGTGACGATGCAAATAAGTTCCACTAACCCATACAGCATCAGGAAACATTCGCTTCAGTACACCACCAGCAGTCCTTTTGCCACTCTGAGGAAGGGTGGCAGCAACAAAGACATACTGCTTGCTCCGTTTATACATTTTTCTAACCCTCCTCCAGTCCTTGCGTGCCCCAGCAGGACTATTCTCCACCTTGCCTGGTCTATCTTGAACAAGGTTGCCTTCATTTTCCTCATCCAAACCATTGAATTCAGAGTCCTCAGAGTCTGAACCCTCATGATGATATTCATCATCACTCCCAGGTGATACTTCCTTTCCAGCATCTTGTGCTCTAGACAGTTGCTTTTCATGAAATCTCAGCATATGGATAAGACGAATGACCTGGTTCTCAAAACTTCCACAAAGTAGCATGTCTGCCTCATCAAACACCTATTTCAAAAATACAACTATTAGGACTTTAGGGTAGTCGCAAGACCAAGTACAGACATTCAAATATTTGCCTTAAAACAGAACAGACACACGAATAGGGACATTTAAGAAATCCTACTGaatagcaaaaaaaaaaaactacagAGATACTCATTTATCAACTACAAGCAATTCGAGATATTTCTTATCCAGGCAACAGGAAATGAAAAAGGCAAGACTACTATTGTAGCATTGCCAATCAGTTTCAGATAATGGTTAAATAAAACACAAAATACAAATTTGACAGAAAAGAAATGTTTTGCTCAAGTACTTACTACAAATTTTACGTTATGCATGAATCTTTCTCTCCGCCTCTTTTCTGGGTCATAGTCAAATAGATAATTCAAGAGAGCAGCTGGGGTGGCTACGAGAATATCTGGATGTACAGCCGGCCAACCCTGCCAATGCAAATTAAGAAAAACATGGCCATAAGTTATACCAGAATAAGTTTCTACTACATCACTGCACAAGGTGCTGTAAGAGTTCTGCTGCCAACAAGAAGCTAAAAGTTTAAACAAAGATACCTGCTAATCACATAAAAGATACATTAGGAAACAGATCTATAACCGCAAAGTCAGAATTATTAAAATGGGTATTCAGATGTGGAATGTGATACGGCTAATTATAAATTTATCTATATGTTGGACAAGGAAAGAAATGAGTTTACAATATTATCAATTAGCATACACTGTTTTAGGATAGAGCATACCTTCGGTCCACAAACAGCCGCAGCACTTTTAAGTGGTTCACCAGACTCGTCAAGCAATGAACTAGCCATGCGAACAACTTGCTCGCACAGCATGACATTGGGACAAAGGACCAACACGATGTCATGTGCCCCTGGGGCAGTGTCCTGGGAATTAT
The sequence above is drawn from the Panicum hallii strain FIL2 chromosome 7, PHallii_v3.1, whole genome shotgun sequence genome and encodes:
- the LOC112900046 gene encoding nucleolar and coiled-body phosphoprotein 1 — translated: MDFTAPSFSLGFDSDDDDPPPPAGSGPREQPRGYAAPDAPSFSLGIDFVDDVEEEPRPRAGGRREEQARGSAVPDPPSFSLGFDDDDDDLAAKQRHEQARPQVAPQAPPSAGAEDEDDDFVLAGSKQPPPETNRFKRLRKGPAPAHPAPTPQVRRCEAPDAPSFSLGISDDDEEFLADGQHHKQSRPPAVPRAPSSFSFEDEADFFIAGDQRAEPARIEATPLKRLQKGPVLPYLAPAPPPLKVPGPPTAEVSPVMSENGALGAVGTGSLEDEIEDCTTDEDRPMRDAPPSVGSCSTSSNSKFSLLNRGVLMTQSATKAKTSKFTQTSNSSASKSLEESCTKKLLPKITISPMRKIHLLDSDTDVDDEQNQNKAKKPVSPVKKRQDSMHKYMQEKPTLQQNSKPQGSTTVQKSEATMNDNWATPAFDEFCNEYFKSTNDAGSSQQKEGNSFRCSKVSQPKYTVGEMEGHFQQQSTSSGDVLDDNLDGHPPAMHYFFHHDPRVRDLVRDRLHHFFPIGAGSTRVNEQSRGESLSYRRRFSSSTAANNDWVTPNGRIPVPTDVGKRRVHASGTQSGSGHWFTSDNGKKVYVSKNGQELTGRGAYRQYKKESGRGFNRYRKKGSSGTKQGAAKVKVETAAKQGSSRGRGKRKR
- the LOC112899542 gene encoding DEAD-box ATP-dependent RNA helicase 22, which codes for MALHHLRLAPHALLRVAGLQPRASSRLAAHHHRLLFFAPPARPWRLLSPAARPRALTTAAAEADGAVDGFFAEESTSWGSLGVSDRLASALRGAGLARPSLVQAACIPHVLTANDVIVAAETGSGKTHGYLVPLIEKLCSKSSNTEDDNSQDTAPGAHDIVLVLCPNVMLCEQVVRMASSLLDESGEPLKSAAAVCGPKGWPAVHPDILVATPAALLNYLFDYDPEKRRRERFMHNVKFVVFDEADMLLCGSFENQVIRLIHMLRFHEKQLSRAQDAGKEVSPGSDDEYHHEGSDSEDSEFNGLDEENEGNLVQDRPGKVENSPAGARKDWRRVRKMYKRSKQYVFVAATLPQSGKRTAGGVLKRMFPDAVWVSGTYLHRHNPRLERRWIEVTADTQVDALLDAVKYGLKRKDHDAPKRTMVFTNTVDAANSVSDILQRVGIPCILYHRESSVEERANNLQSFRENGGVLVCTDAAARGLDVPNVSHVIQAEFAACAVDFLHRVGRTARAGQSGIVTSLFTEANRDLVRAVRQAEELAQPVERAFSRKRSFRNKLKKQALQRREASLA